Proteins encoded in a region of the Panicum hallii strain FIL2 chromosome 3, PHallii_v3.1, whole genome shotgun sequence genome:
- the LOC112884158 gene encoding uncharacterized protein LOC112884158, with protein sequence MALSSPIRISLIVSFFGILAFVLGVIAENKKPAAGTPIPGKDVVICKFPSDPTLAMGSLSLVALVVAAIVGHVAIFFPYSGKSVPHGALFQSTSLTVFFIVAELVSALAIAMLLWATVTEGLHRSNTIHHDMNYQCPTAKTGLFGGAAFLALDAALFWLVCQMLALNARADYLDEDDNKGEYGQVYAAEVDASKV encoded by the exons ATGGCTCTATCTTCGCCGATACGGATTTCTCTCATTGTTTCCTTCTTCGGGATTCTGGCGTTCGTGCTTGGTGTTATCGCGGAAAACAAAAAG CCCGCTGCTGGGACTCCTATCCCAGGAAAGGATGTCGTCATCTGCAAGTTTCCAAGTGATCCGACTCTTGCAATGGGAAGCCTGTCCCTTGTGGCGCTTGTGGTAGCTGCCATTGTAGGGCATGTTGCTATCTTTTTTCCGTACTCGGGCAAGTCGGTTCCTCATGGAGCACTCTTTCAAAGCACCAGCTTGACTGTGTTCTTCATTGTTGCTGA GCTTGTCTCAGCCCTGGCTATTGCAATGTTGCTCTGGGCAACTGTGACCGAGGGCCTTCACCGCAGCAATACCATCCATCACGACATGAATTACCAGTGCCCTACTGCAAAGACCGGACTGTTTGGTGGTGCCGCTTTCCTTGCCCTAGACGCTGCTCTCTTCTGGCTTGTTTGCCAGATGCTGGCCCTCAATGCAAGGGCTGACTACCTGGATGAGGATGACAACAAGGGCGAATATGGCCAGGTTTACGCTGCTGAAGTTGATGCCTCGAAGGTCTGA